From the genome of Calliopsis andreniformis isolate RMS-2024a unplaced genomic scaffold, iyCalAndr_principal scaffold0022, whole genome shotgun sequence, one region includes:
- the LOC143187049 gene encoding iron-sulfur clusters transporter ABCB7, mitochondrial-like: MMLSIILCRRLPQVGQNERKFWIKSFTTGSHRSRRQINYSDGGFFHISTRNPKFSAVGVRCCSGNVIDRAQKKKSLLQSKSIVPPIKIPSILSGFIGGKWGQPKRDCFHPGVTSLSRESIDIKDREPVNSSDMIKAMLRYIWPKDDVEIRKRVKIAVGLLIGAKVLNVGVPFIFKYAVDTLNAQSIAAGSSAVLSVGTAPETAATLATSLLIGYGIARAGAAGFSELRNAVFAKVAQHSIRKIAKNVFLHLHNLDMAFHLSRQTGALSKMIDRGSRGINFVLNAMVFNIIPTVFELGLVSTILYLKCGGEYASIALGCVGIYAIFTLAVTQWRTKFRIFMNQAENEAGNKAIDSLINYETVKYFNNEKFEAERYDESLKKYEAASLKTSTSLAMLNFGQNAIFSAALSLIMVLASKDIMQGTMTVGDLVMVNALLFQLSVPLGFLGSVYREVRQAFIDMQTMFTLMTMDTAIKTKENAVYFNITPKNSNIEFKNVNFQYVEGKPIFKDISFTIPCGKKIAIVGGSGCGKTTIVRLLYRFFEPQSGGVFISGYNVQDIDLDTLRKSIAIVPQDTVLFHESIFYNLQYGNLSKSKEEVYEAAKMANIHDSILKWPKGYDTPVGERGLKLSGGEKQRVAIARAILKNSPILIFDEATSSLDSITEHNILEALRRATTGRTSIVIAHRLSTVMDSDEILVLNNGTLVERGTHECLLATSNSFYSKLWRTQHIGMLKSKHENDNTCGIPGA; this comes from the exons ATGATGTTAAGCATTATTTTATGCCGCCGTCTTCCACAAGTTGGACAGAATGAAAGGAAATTTTGGATTAAGTCGTTTACAACAGGCTCCCATAGATCTCGAAGACAGATAAATTATTCTGACGGAGGTTTCTTTCACATTTCAACGCGAAATCCCAAATTTTCAGCTGTTGGAGTTAGG tGTTGCAGTGGAAATGTCATTGATCGTGCACAGAAGAAAAAAAGCTTACTACAATCAAAATCTATTGTGCCTCCCATTAAGATTCCATCAATACTTTCTGGATTTATTGGAGGAAAATGGGGTCAACCAAAAAGAGATTGCTTTCATCCTGGTGTAACCAGTCTAAGTCGGGAATCGATTGATATAAAAGACAGAGAACCAGTTAATAGCTCAGATATGATCAAAGCAATGCTTAGGTACATTTGGCCAAAA GATGATGTAGAAATAAGAAAAAGGGTCAAAATAGCTGTTGGTTTACTCATAGGTGCCAAAGTTTTGAATGTCGGCGTCccttttattttcaaatatgcAGTAGATACTCTTAATGCTCAAAGTATAGCAGCTGGAAGCAGCGCAGTTCTAAGTGTAGGGACTGCACCGGAAACGGCTGCAACACTAGCAACATCCTTACTTATTGGAT ATGGTATAGCACGTGCTGGTGCAGCTGGTTTTAGCGAATTACGAAATGCAGTGTTTGCGAAAGTTGCGCAACATTCTATTCGAAAAATAGCCAAGAACGTTTTTTTACATTTACACAATTTGGATATGGCTTTTCATCTGTCTAGACAAACTGGAGCATTGTCTAAA ATGATAGACAGAGGAAGTCGTGGCATAAATTTTGTGTTAAACGCCATGGTATTTAATATTATACCCACTGTTTTCGAGTTGGGTCTAGTCAGCACAATATTGTATCTAAAATGCGGTGGGGAATATGCATCCATCGCACTTGGTTGTGTTGGGATTTATGCTATATTTACACTAGCTGTCACGCAGTGGCGAACGAAATTCAGAATTTTTATGAACCAAGCAGAAAATGAAGCAGGAAACAAAGCAATAGACTCGCTTATTAATTATGAAACTGTAAAG TACTTCAATAATGAAAAATTTGAGGCGGAAAGGTACGACGAGTCATTGAAAAAATATGAAGCTGCGTCGCTTAAAACGAGTACAAGTTTGGCGATGTTAAACTTCGGACAGAATGCTATATTTAGTGCTGCCTTAAGTTTAATAATGGTATTAGCATCAAAGGATATTATGCAAG GTACTATGACAGTTGGAGACTTAGTAATGGTTAATGCACTTCTATTCCAATTGTCAGTTCCTTTGGGATTTTTGGGTTCAGTATATCGCGAAGTTCGACAAGCTTTTATCGACATGCAAACTATGTTTACGTTAATGACAATGGACACAGCTATTAAG ACTAAAGAGAATGCAGTGTACTTCAACATAACACCAAAGAATTCAAACATTGAGTTCAAAAATGTTAATTTTCAATATGTTGAAGGCAAACCTATTTTTAAAGATATCAGTTTTACCATTCCATGTGGAAAAAAGATTGCCATTGTTGGAGGATCTGGTTGTGG TAAAACGACGATAGTAAGATTATTATATCGATTCTTTGAACCACAATCCGGAGGTGTCTTTATTAGTGGATATAATGTTCAAGATATAGATTTAGATACTCTAAGAAAGTCGATTGCAATTGTACCACAG GACACTGTGCTCTTCCATGAAAGTATTTTCTACAATCTCCAGTATGGAAATTTGAGTAAATCGAAAGAAGAAGTTTATGAAGCCGCAAAAATGGCGAATATACATGACTCTATTCTGAAGTGGCCAAAAGGATACGATACACCTGTTGGCGAACGTGGTTTGAAATTAAGTGGCGGTGAAAAACAGCGAGTAGCAATTGCTAGAGCAATTTTAAAGAATAGTCCAATACTGATTTTCGATGAAGCCACATCATCTCTAGATTCTATTACAGAACAC AATATTCTTGAAGCATTACGTAGAGCGACTACAGGACGAACGTCGATCGTTATAGCGCATCGTTTGTCCACTGTTATGGATTCAGATGAAATTTTAGTATTAAACAATGGAACTTTAGTAGAAAGAGGAACACATGAGTGTTTGCTAGCTACATCAAATTCATTCTATAGTAAATTATGGAGAACCCAACACATAGGAATGCTTAAGTCTAAGCATGAAAATGATAATACTTGTGGAATTCCAGGAGCTTAG
- the LOC143187057 gene encoding dual specificity protein phosphatase 12-like isoform X1 yields the protein MYIILHYTKIKVMEVKCKHCRKDLFNEVSTWLLTSHGEIKKSLMDVGCGVHDLESCSYLPADNIPEWIECIINQESWTKGRLHCPHCNNRIGSFNFVNELKCDCGQFITPPIRITNSKVDILFDIK from the exons atgtatattatattacacTATACAAAAATTAAG GTAATGGAAGTAAAGTGTAAACATTGTAGAAAGGATCTCTTCAATGAGGTATCAACGTGGCTATTAACTTCTCACGGTGAAATAAAAAAGAGTCTTATGGATGTAGGGTGTGGAGTACATGATTTAGAATCTTGTTCGTATCTACCTGCAGATAACATTCCCGAATGGATCGAATGTATTATAAATCAA GAATCTTGGACAAAGGGTAGACTGCACTGTCCCCATTGCAACAACCGTATAGGTTCATTTAACTTTGTAAATGAATTGAAATGTGATTGTGGACAATTCATAACACCCCCAATCAGAATAACAAATAGCAAAGTAGATATTTTATTTGATATAAAATGA
- the Cka gene encoding connector of kinase to AP-1 isoform X2, whose translation MKVPSQLCACTMEDNSSSTSQNHNGQLSSGANVSLTNNKHQGSDNGSNGDAKDQIPQYSMPGILHFIQHEWARFELERSQWELDRAEFQARIAFLQGERKGQEKLKNDLVRRIKMLEYALKQERARYHKLKYGTDLVIQGDMKPPVYEEGSSTCANSEEEGGGDGEAPFTSVSNISWRRGRQILRQYLQEIGYTDTIIDVRSNRVKSLLGLNNNTDSEDMNTPALNGNEPSKKEAKPFEYSGKRQESFVPEAIILDTEAAVMANFEFLAHTDMDMEEEEGDVEDDTFDTNMDPKPNKTSMLLPDDVDAEAEEVLNELNLLTAIEESPPGSIHLEMDSTEWNALHRGLQQDPRHPNKEGDSTLELGELEQLCVNNEAETSYDMEATMKETFRKTWNAKYTLRSHFDAVRALVFHPTEALLITASDDHTLKLWNLHKTLPAKKSASLDVEPICTYRSHTGPVLCLAMSSTGNQCFSGGLDGMIYCWTILSPNLDPYNSYEPSVLCQVLKGHTDAVWGLSMYQSQLLSISADGTVKLWSPQNKSSPLLRTYVSEQDGIPTSVDFVRYEPRKLVVAYEGACVVFDTETGESVARLEANETKGVNRVVTHPTLPLVVAAHEDRHIRFYDHRSATLAHAMVAHLDAVTSLAVDPHGLYLLSGSHDCSIRLWNMDNKTCVQEITAHRKKFDESILDVAFHPTRPFIASAGADALAKVYV comes from the exons ATGAAGGTACCGAGCCAGCTTTGTGCTTGCACGATGGAGGATAACTCCAGTTCTACATCTCAAAATCATAATGGACAGTTATCCAGTGGTGCGAACGTTTCGTTGACGAACAATAAACATCAGGGCAGTGACAACGGTAGTAATGGCGATGCCAAGGATCAAATACCACAATACTCTATGCCTGGCATTCTACACTTTATTCAGCATGAATGGGCTCGTTTCGAGCTCGAACGATCGCAATGGGAACTCGATAGAGCAGAATTTCAG GCTAGGATAGCTTTTTTACAAGGTGAAAGGAAAGGtcaagaaaaattaaaaaatgatttagTAAGAAGAATAAAGATGTTAGAATATGCACTTAAGCAAGAACG AGCAAGGTATCACAAGTTAAAATATGGTACTGATTTGGTAATTCAAGGAGATATGAAACCTCCTGTGTATGAAGAAGGTAGTAGTACTTGTGCAAATTCAGAAGAGGAAGGAGGTGGTGATGGGGAAGCTCCATTTACTTCTGTTAGCAACATCAGTTGGAGAAGAGGTCGCCAGATTTTGAGACA ATACTTACAAGAAATTGGTTACACTGATACTATAATAGATGTACGGTCGAACAGAGTGAAATCTCTACTTGGCTTGAACAATAACACGGACTCAGAAGATATGAATACTCCTGCACTGAATGGGAATGAACCATCGAAGAAAGAAGCAAAACCTTTTGAATACTCAGGG AAGCGGCAAGAATCTTTTGTACCGGAAGCAATAATATTAGATACGGAAGCAGCTGTTATGGCAAATTTTGAGTTTCTGGCTCATACAGATATGGATatggaagaagaagaaggagacGTCGAGGACGATACTTTTGATACAAATATGGATCCCAAGCCAAATAAG ACATCTATGCTCTTACCGGATGATGTTGATGCAGAAGCAGAAgaagtattaaatgaattaaaTCTTCTCACAGCAATTGAAGAGTCACCGCCAGGTTCCATTCATTTAGAAATGGATTCAACTGAATGGA ATGCATTACATAGAGGATTACAGCAAGATCCTAGACATCCAAACAAAGAAGGTGATTCCACATTGGAGTTGGGTGAATTAGAACAATTGTGTGTGAACAATGAAGCAGAAACATCATATGAT ATGGAGGCCACGATGAAGGAAACCTTCAGGAAAACATGGAATGCAAAATATACATTACGATCTCATTTCGATGCCGTTCGAGCTCTCGTCTTCCATCCCACTGAAGCTCTTCTCATAACTGCAAGCGATGATCATACGCTGAAACTATGGAATCTTCATAAGACCCTACCAGCCAAAAA ATCAGCTTCATTAGACGTAGAACCAATATGCACGTACAGATCGCATACTGGTCCTGTACTATGTTTAGCTATGTCTAGTACAGGGAATCAATGCTTCAGTGGTGGTTTAGACGGCATGATTTATTGTTGGACAATTCTATCACCTAACTTAGATCCCTATAACTCATACGAACCAAGTGTCCTTTGTCAAGTATTAAAAGGACATACAGATGCAGTTTGGGGTTTAAGTATGTATCAATCGCAATTATTGTCGATTAGTGCTGATGGAACTGTAAAATTATGGAGTCCGCAAAATAAATCATCTCCGCTATTGCGCACATATGTCTCTGAACAAG ATGGCATACCAACTTCAGTAGATTTCGTAAGATATGAGCCACGTAAGTTAGTTGTAGCTTACGAAGGGGCTTGCGTGGTATTTGATACCGAAACTGGTGAAAGTGTAGCACGTCTTGAGGCCAATGAAACAAAGGGCGTGAACCGTGTTGTGACACACCCGACATTGCCGCTTGTTGTCGCGGCCCACGAAGATCGACACATTCGTTTTTATGATCATCGATCAGCTACTCTTGCTCATGCCATGGTTGCTCACTTGGATGCAGTTACTAGTCTCGCTGTAGATCCCCATGGTTTATATCTACTTTCAGGAA GTCACGATTGCAGTATAAGATTATGGAACATGGATAATAAGACTTGTGTTCAAGAAATAACAGCACATCGTAAGAAGTTTGACGAAAGTATTTTAGATGTAGCATTTCATCCAACGCGACCTTTTATAGCGAGCGCAGGAGCCGACGCTCTTGCCAAAGTATATGTGTGA
- the Cka gene encoding connector of kinase to AP-1 isoform X1 — translation MKVPSQLCACTMEDNSSSTSQNHNGQLSSGANVSLTNNKHQGSDNGSNGDAKDQIPQYSMPGILHFIQHEWARFELERSQWELDRAEFQARIAFLQGERKGQEKLKNDLVRRIKMLEYALKQERARYHKLKYGTDLVIQGDMKPPVYEEGSSTCANSEEEGGGDGEAPFTSVSNISWRRGRQILRQYLQEIGYTDTIIDVRSNRVKSLLGLNNNTDSEDMNTPALNGNEPSKKEAKPFEYSGVGFTKWLKRQESFVPEAIILDTEAAVMANFEFLAHTDMDMEEEEGDVEDDTFDTNMDPKPNKTSMLLPDDVDAEAEEVLNELNLLTAIEESPPGSIHLEMDSTEWNALHRGLQQDPRHPNKEGDSTLELGELEQLCVNNEAETSYDMEATMKETFRKTWNAKYTLRSHFDAVRALVFHPTEALLITASDDHTLKLWNLHKTLPAKKSASLDVEPICTYRSHTGPVLCLAMSSTGNQCFSGGLDGMIYCWTILSPNLDPYNSYEPSVLCQVLKGHTDAVWGLSMYQSQLLSISADGTVKLWSPQNKSSPLLRTYVSEQDGIPTSVDFVRYEPRKLVVAYEGACVVFDTETGESVARLEANETKGVNRVVTHPTLPLVVAAHEDRHIRFYDHRSATLAHAMVAHLDAVTSLAVDPHGLYLLSGSHDCSIRLWNMDNKTCVQEITAHRKKFDESILDVAFHPTRPFIASAGADALAKVYV, via the exons ATGAAGGTACCGAGCCAGCTTTGTGCTTGCACGATGGAGGATAACTCCAGTTCTACATCTCAAAATCATAATGGACAGTTATCCAGTGGTGCGAACGTTTCGTTGACGAACAATAAACATCAGGGCAGTGACAACGGTAGTAATGGCGATGCCAAGGATCAAATACCACAATACTCTATGCCTGGCATTCTACACTTTATTCAGCATGAATGGGCTCGTTTCGAGCTCGAACGATCGCAATGGGAACTCGATAGAGCAGAATTTCAG GCTAGGATAGCTTTTTTACAAGGTGAAAGGAAAGGtcaagaaaaattaaaaaatgatttagTAAGAAGAATAAAGATGTTAGAATATGCACTTAAGCAAGAACG AGCAAGGTATCACAAGTTAAAATATGGTACTGATTTGGTAATTCAAGGAGATATGAAACCTCCTGTGTATGAAGAAGGTAGTAGTACTTGTGCAAATTCAGAAGAGGAAGGAGGTGGTGATGGGGAAGCTCCATTTACTTCTGTTAGCAACATCAGTTGGAGAAGAGGTCGCCAGATTTTGAGACA ATACTTACAAGAAATTGGTTACACTGATACTATAATAGATGTACGGTCGAACAGAGTGAAATCTCTACTTGGCTTGAACAATAACACGGACTCAGAAGATATGAATACTCCTGCACTGAATGGGAATGAACCATCGAAGAAAGAAGCAAAACCTTTTGAATACTCAGGGGTCGGGTTCACAAAATGGCTT AAGCGGCAAGAATCTTTTGTACCGGAAGCAATAATATTAGATACGGAAGCAGCTGTTATGGCAAATTTTGAGTTTCTGGCTCATACAGATATGGATatggaagaagaagaaggagacGTCGAGGACGATACTTTTGATACAAATATGGATCCCAAGCCAAATAAG ACATCTATGCTCTTACCGGATGATGTTGATGCAGAAGCAGAAgaagtattaaatgaattaaaTCTTCTCACAGCAATTGAAGAGTCACCGCCAGGTTCCATTCATTTAGAAATGGATTCAACTGAATGGA ATGCATTACATAGAGGATTACAGCAAGATCCTAGACATCCAAACAAAGAAGGTGATTCCACATTGGAGTTGGGTGAATTAGAACAATTGTGTGTGAACAATGAAGCAGAAACATCATATGAT ATGGAGGCCACGATGAAGGAAACCTTCAGGAAAACATGGAATGCAAAATATACATTACGATCTCATTTCGATGCCGTTCGAGCTCTCGTCTTCCATCCCACTGAAGCTCTTCTCATAACTGCAAGCGATGATCATACGCTGAAACTATGGAATCTTCATAAGACCCTACCAGCCAAAAA ATCAGCTTCATTAGACGTAGAACCAATATGCACGTACAGATCGCATACTGGTCCTGTACTATGTTTAGCTATGTCTAGTACAGGGAATCAATGCTTCAGTGGTGGTTTAGACGGCATGATTTATTGTTGGACAATTCTATCACCTAACTTAGATCCCTATAACTCATACGAACCAAGTGTCCTTTGTCAAGTATTAAAAGGACATACAGATGCAGTTTGGGGTTTAAGTATGTATCAATCGCAATTATTGTCGATTAGTGCTGATGGAACTGTAAAATTATGGAGTCCGCAAAATAAATCATCTCCGCTATTGCGCACATATGTCTCTGAACAAG ATGGCATACCAACTTCAGTAGATTTCGTAAGATATGAGCCACGTAAGTTAGTTGTAGCTTACGAAGGGGCTTGCGTGGTATTTGATACCGAAACTGGTGAAAGTGTAGCACGTCTTGAGGCCAATGAAACAAAGGGCGTGAACCGTGTTGTGACACACCCGACATTGCCGCTTGTTGTCGCGGCCCACGAAGATCGACACATTCGTTTTTATGATCATCGATCAGCTACTCTTGCTCATGCCATGGTTGCTCACTTGGATGCAGTTACTAGTCTCGCTGTAGATCCCCATGGTTTATATCTACTTTCAGGAA GTCACGATTGCAGTATAAGATTATGGAACATGGATAATAAGACTTGTGTTCAAGAAATAACAGCACATCGTAAGAAGTTTGACGAAAGTATTTTAGATGTAGCATTTCATCCAACGCGACCTTTTATAGCGAGCGCAGGAGCCGACGCTCTTGCCAAAGTATATGTGTGA
- the LOC143187057 gene encoding E3 ubiquitin-protein ligase RNF180-like isoform X2: MEVKCKHCRKDLFNEVSTWLLTSHGEIKKSLMDVGCGVHDLESCSYLPADNIPEWIECIINQESWTKGRLHCPHCNNRIGSFNFVNELKCDCGQFITPPIRITNSKVDILFDIK; the protein is encoded by the exons ATGGAAGTAAAGTGTAAACATTGTAGAAAGGATCTCTTCAATGAGGTATCAACGTGGCTATTAACTTCTCACGGTGAAATAAAAAAGAGTCTTATGGATGTAGGGTGTGGAGTACATGATTTAGAATCTTGTTCGTATCTACCTGCAGATAACATTCCCGAATGGATCGAATGTATTATAAATCAA GAATCTTGGACAAAGGGTAGACTGCACTGTCCCCATTGCAACAACCGTATAGGTTCATTTAACTTTGTAAATGAATTGAAATGTGATTGTGGACAATTCATAACACCCCCAATCAGAATAACAAATAGCAAAGTAGATATTTTATTTGATATAAAATGA
- the Red gene encoding lysM peptidoglycan-binding domain-containing protein red, with product MERNGAREMEERMCIRDTGKTLKKYGSTAKHITRTENLVKHTVSATDTLQGIALKYGVTTEQIRRVNRLWASDSLFLREHLLIPISSESPLTLSVDSTNETDHSTVQSVSSPSSIASSIDDDSSVNDFLAKMDSSIANAKREVKRTQGNSEFCTEDNSMYVQRHRASSKLRNSFPMTSSAHTISSTSEPLRPSSSSDMHNFPTAVVMTQGRKVKTSLQRLQQQQDEIFQL from the exons atggaaCGAAATGGCGCGAGAGAAATGGAAGAACGAATGTGTATAAGGGATACTGGAAAAACATTAAAAAAGTATGGTAGTACAGCAAAACATATTACAAGAACTGAGAACTTAGTGAAACATACTGTATCAGCAACTGATACGCTTCAAGGAATTGCTCTAAAATATGGAGTTACA ACTGAACAGATAAGAAGGGTAAATAGATTATGGGCCTCTGATAGTCTATTTTTAAGGGAACATTTGCTTATTCCAATTAGCTCAGAAAGTCCTTTGACATTATCTGTTGATAGTACCAATGAAACTGATCATAGTACAGTTCAAAGT GTTTCTAGTCCATCTTCAATAGCATCATCCATAGATGATGATAGTTCAGTGAATGATTTTTTAGCTAAAATGGATTCTTCTATAGCTAATGCTAAGAGGGAAGTCAAACGTACTCAGGGGAATAGTGA ATTTTGCACTGAAGATAACAGTATGTACGTACAACGACATAGAGCATCTTCTAAGTTACGTAATTCATTTCCAATGACTTCAAGTGCACATACAATCTCATCTACTTCAGAGCCATTAAGACCATCATCTTCTAGTGATATGCATAACTTTCCAACTGCTGTAGTTATGACTCAGGGTAGAAAAGTGAAGACATCATTGCAAAGACTTCAGCAACAACAAGATGAAATATTCCAGTTGTAG
- the Bet3 gene encoding blocked early in transport 3 → MSRAGTKLDSKKVNSELFTLTYGALVAQLLKDYENVEDVNKQLERMGYNMGIRLIEDFLARTGSGRCYDFRDTAEKIQTGFKIFLGITPTITNWSAAGDEFSLCFEANPLTEFVELPDHCLNLKYCNILIGVLRGACEMVQMEIACWFVQDQLKNDNVNELRVKFIKRLEDAIPAGED, encoded by the exons ATGTCACGGGCAGGCACGAAACTTGATTCGAAAAAAGTT AATTCCGAATTATTTACACTGACCTATGGTGCATTGGTGGCTCAATTGCTAAAAGATTACGAAAATGTAGAGGAtgtaaacaaacaattggaaagGATGGGCTACAACATGGGCATACGCTTGATAGAGGATTTTCTTGCACGAACTGGGTCTGGTCGGTGTTACGACTTTCGAGACACAGCAGAAAAGATACAGACTggctttaaaatatttttgggTATAACACCCACGATCACAAACTGGAGTGCAGCTGGTGATGAGTTCTCTTTGTGTTTCGAAGCCAATCCATTGACAGAGTTTGTAGAGCTGCCAGATCATTGTTTAAATCTAAAATATTGCAATATATTAATTGGAGTGTTAAGAGGAGCTTGTGAAATGGTACAAATGGAGATTGCTTGTTGGTTTGTACAAGATCAACTTAAAAATGATAATGTAAATGAACTACGTGTGAAGTTTATTAAAAGATTAGAGGATGCCATTCCAGCGGGTGAAGACTAA
- the Pdss2 gene encoding decaprenyl diphosphate synthase subunit 2: MSTSKIVSTLLRNGCLPRSVLCSEYNVHYKECRNVYTSAENKFRLYEFNKVEAKLAGNQKPDWNRAVSEAEKIVGYPTSFLSLRWLLSDEIANVALHLRKLVGSNHPLLKTAKSVIYNGRNNMQAWGLIVLLISKAAGHLNVDDIEEDKAAGVLHSQRALAEVTEMIRTSHLVHKGLINIGADAHLETSELNDMNVGNKIALLSGDYLLANSCVELANLRNQDIVELMSSAIRDLTEAEFIGRRDSQNNPLPSVPPEDRTDYAVKEWTLRNVLSAGSLLGKSCKGTLKLAGHSNEIQEQGYNFGKHLALAWQACLDLGPFIAKDQIVPFSLCSAPVMFHIEHDPSILTEIDKGLESVNNVDYTKVHNMVTKGPGIELSKQLQKRHSQRAMEVLSVFEKSDARTALSNIIAAMGDF; encoded by the exons ATGTCTACGAGCAAAATTGTTTCTACCTTGCTGAGAAACGGATGTCTGCCAAGGTCGGTTCTCTGTAGCGAATACAATGTGCACTACAAAGAATGCAGAAATGTGTACACGTCCGCGGAAAATAAATTTCGTTTGTACGAGTTCAACAAAGTGGAGGCGAAACTCGCGGGAAATCAAAAGCCAGATTGGAACAGAGCTGTTTCAGAGGCAGAGAAGATTGTTGGATATCCTACATCATTTTTGAGCCTACGATGGCTTCTAAGTGATGAAATAGCAAATGTGGCATTACATTTGAGAAAATTAGTAGGATCTAATCACCCTCTGTTGAAAACAGCCAA GAGTGTTATTTATAATGGACGCAATAATATGCAAGCATGGGGTCTTATAGTATTGTTGATATCAAAAGCTGCTGGTCATTTAAATGTAGATGATATAGAAGAAGATAAAGCAGCTGGGGTGTTGCATAG TCAGCGAGCATTGGCGGAAGTTACTGAAATGATAAGGACCAGTCATCTTGTTCATAAAGGTTTAATAAACATAGGAGCTGATGCACACTTAGAGACCTCAGAATTAAATGATATGAATGTTGGTAACAAAATTGCATTATTAAGTGGAGATTATTTATTAGCCAATTCTTGCGTGGAATTAGCAAATCTACGTAATCAAGAT ATTGTAGAATTAATGTCAAGTGCTATACGAGATTTGACAGAAGCAGAATTTATAGGACGTAGAGATAGTCAAAATAATCCTTTGCCTTCTGTACCACCTGAAGATCGTACAGATTATGCAGTGAAAGAGTGGACTCTAAGGAATGTGTTGAGTGCTGGCTCCTTACTTGGAAAGTCTTGCAAAGGCACATTAAAATTAGCTGGGCATAGTAATGAAATACAAGAACAAGGCTATAACTTTGGGAAACATTTAGCATTAGCTTGGCAAGCTTGTTTGGATTTAGGTCCATTTATTGCCAAAGATCAGATTGTACCCTTTAGTCTATGTTCTGCACCAgttatgtttcatattgaaCATGATCCTTCAATTCTAACAGAAATTGATAAAGGTTTAGAATCTGTAAACAATGTAGATTACACTAAG GTTCACAATATGGTTACAAAAGGACCTGGAATTGAATTATCAAAACAGTTGCAAAAAAGACATTCACAAAGGGCAATGGAAGTTTTAAGCGTGTTTGAAAAAAGTGATGCAAGGACAGCATTATCCAATATCATAGCAGCTATGGGAGACTTCTAA